A window of Streptomyces sp. NBC_01689 genomic DNA:
GGGCGCGGGCCATGTGGCGGGCGCCGGAGTAGGGCGTGGTCGGGTCGCCGGTGCCGCCGACCACGAGGACGGGGGCCGCGCCGTCGGCGTTCACCTGGAGGGTGGCGCTCTCGCCGTGGAACGGCCAGCCGTAGCAGAGGTAGACGCCGCTGGACCAGGCCGGGCCGAAGACGGGCGAGGCGGCCTTGACGCGGGCCTCGTCCCGGTCGAGGCGTTCGAAACCGGGGCGCAGACTGGAGTCCGCGCAGGTGATCGCGGTCCGGGCGGCGCGGCTGTTGTCGGGCGGGGCCGCCGAGCGGTCGGCGGAGCCGATGTCGTCCGCGCCCTCGCTCAGCGGACGGCCGTCGTTGTGGTCGATCAGCGCGGTGAGGGCCTTGGCGAGCGGCGCCCAGCCGTCCGTGCCCAGGTCGAGATGGTCACTGACGGCGTACGCGAGGTCGTGAGCGTCCAGGGTCCTTCCGGGGCCGGCCGGGGCGGGCTTCTTCGCCAGACGGCCGGCCAGGCGTGCCATGCGCCGTGCGGCCTCCTTCGGCCCGTCGCCGGTCGGGCAGGGGCGGATACGGGCCGCGCAGTGCGCGGCGAACCGGTCGAACGCCGCTTGGACCGCCTTGACCTGCGACATCTGCTCCTCGTCGTGGTCCTCCGTCGGATCGACGGACGCCTCGAGGACGAGCCGTCCGACGTGCGACGGGTACAGGTGGGCGTAGACCGCGCCGAGCGCCGTTCCGTACGAGACACCGAAGTAGTGCAGCCGCTCGTCGCCGAGGAGGTAGCGCATCAGGTCGAGGTCGCGCGCGGTGTGCGAGGTGCCGATGTACGGGAGGAGCGCCCCGGAGTACCTGGCGCAGGCGTCGGCCCCGTCGTAACCGGTGTCGTCCACGGTCTTCCCGCATCGCACGGGGATGGTCGCGCCGACACCCCGCGGGTCGAAGGAGACCAGGTCGTAGCGGTCGAGGAGCGGCTCGTACTGGTTGAGGAGGTCGGGCAGTCCGCTCACGCCGGACACGCCGGGGCCGCCGAAGTTGAGGACCAGTGAGCCGATGCGCCGGGCGTTCGGGCCGGTGGCCTTGCGGCGGATCAGGGCGACATCGATCGTCCTGCCCTCCGGCTTGCGGTAGTCGAGGGGGGCCTTCATGGTGGCGCAGTCGTAGCCCGTGCGCGCGGTGGACGGCGAGGTGCAGCGGGACCAGTGGAGGTGCTGGCCCGTGGTGAGCGTGGTGGGCAGACCGGCGGGCGGGTTGTTCGCGGTGAGCTCCGTACGCGGCTCCGTACTCCGGCCGGGAGCGTCGTGCTGGAGCCAGGCGCTGACGGCCCCGAACGCGACGAGGACGACCAAGGCGACGATGCGCGCGCCCGCCGAGAGGCCTGGTCTGCGGTTTCGTGGCGGAGGTGTGTCACTCATCGAGATCCCGTGCCCCCACCCCTGGTCGTCCGCCCCGTGCCCCGATGCCCGTACCGTGATCGTCCGAAGGGCCTGGTACTGCGTACCTCTGTGCCGACCACCACGTCAACCGCCGCTGCCCGCAGTGACGTTGATCGACAGCACAGCCTAACCTGACCCCGCACCAGCCTGCCCCCGGCGGCCCGCGCCGCTGATCCGACACGGGCCGGAGGTCACCCCTCCACCCCATCGAGACACGCACCGGAGCCCTCGTGCCCTTCCGCCTCCTCCGCCGCCGCCGCACGCTGGCCTCCGCCCTGGCGGCCGCGCTGCTGGCCCCGCTCTCCACGGGACTCACCGGCTGCGGCGTCCTGAGCAAGAACTGCGACGGATCCGAGCAGCGACTGAGGAAGCTGGCCTCCCTCCCGGTCCTCGACAGCCGCCCACCCGGAACCGCGGTGCCGAAGGACTTCGGCAGCGTCACGACCGGGTGCGACGACGGCAGCGGCAGCGACGCCTGGCTCCGTGCTTATCGGGTGTATTCCACCCCCGGATCCGCAACGGATCTGTTCGGCTACTACCGAAGGGTCGCGGCAGCGGACCACTGGACCGAGCAGGAGGACACCACCCCCTTCGCCGCACCCCCCGAGGTGGAAGGCATCTGCTTCACCAAGGGCGGTGACGGCGACGCGGTCCTGCTGACGGTCGACTTCCGGACCGAGTCCCTCGGACCCGCCCCCACCGATTTCGGGACCGGAACCGGTTACGTGCTATCCGCCGAGTCGGCGATCGACGGAGCGAGGACCGACTGCTGGGAATGAACGCGAGGACACCGCATCCGGCCCCACTCGGCGCTCCATGCGTCCCCTCCTTCGGTCGTCGGAGCCGCGGTCAGGGGCGCGACCGGTCATCGCGGGCCGACGGCGATCCCGACCTGCCCCCATGGCCGGTGACGAACCGCTTCACTTCGCTCGCCCCGCCTCCGACGGCAGACGAAGAGTGACAGCGGTCCCCTCGCGCGGCGTACTGAGCACCGTGACCGTGCCCCCGTGTGCCTCGGCCAGGCGCCGTACGATGGCCAGCCCGAGGCCGCTGCCACCGCTCTGACGATTGCGCGACTTCTCCGATCGCCAGAAGCGGTCGAAGACATGGGGAA
This region includes:
- a CDS encoding alpha/beta hydrolase — its product is MSDTPPPRNRRPGLSAGARIVALVVLVAFGAVSAWLQHDAPGRSTEPRTELTANNPPAGLPTTLTTGQHLHWSRCTSPSTARTGYDCATMKAPLDYRKPEGRTIDVALIRRKATGPNARRIGSLVLNFGGPGVSGVSGLPDLLNQYEPLLDRYDLVSFDPRGVGATIPVRCGKTVDDTGYDGADACARYSGALLPYIGTSHTARDLDLMRYLLGDERLHYFGVSYGTALGAVYAHLYPSHVGRLVLEASVDPTEDHDEEQMSQVKAVQAAFDRFAAHCAARIRPCPTGDGPKEAARRMARLAGRLAKKPAPAGPGRTLDAHDLAYAVSDHLDLGTDGWAPLAKALTALIDHNDGRPLSEGADDIGSADRSAAPPDNSRAARTAITCADSSLRPGFERLDRDEARVKAASPVFGPAWSSGVYLCYGWPFHGESATLQVNADGAAPVLVVGGTGDPTTPYSGARHMARALGDGVGVLLTAEEEGHGTYPQNRCVTEAVDHYLRTGGTPVPGKVCRGSMS